From the Telopea speciosissima isolate NSW1024214 ecotype Mountain lineage chromosome 9, Tspe_v1, whole genome shotgun sequence genome, the window TTTATACTCTGAAAGAAGACactatgattttatttttgtgtgtgtttgtcGGATATTACCATTTAACTCACAATAGCTACAAGGGGCCTGAAGGGTTAACCCAAACAATGTTAAAGCGGGAATTTCGACAATTTTATGCAGTACAATAAAGTACCCTAATGGAAGTTGGATTTTAAGTCCTGTTATGCCATCATGAAACAACTTCCATGAATGATGAATCATGGCTAAATTATTGTAGGAATATGTTGGGGGAAAATCATTGTATCTCATATGTATGACAATAGCTCCCATGGTCATGCTTTGTGAGTCAGGTACGTCAAGAGCCGAAATGACGCACAGCTAATGAACCATAAGAATGCAAATGAAACAAGCGGCTGTGACCCTGAAGCCAGTGAAAATGGTTCTCCCATTGTGCCCTGTGGTCTTATTGCTTGGAGTTTGTTCAATGACACTTACGACTTCTTTCTCAAAAACCAGCAACTACTGGTAAAAAAAACGGGCATTTCCTGGAAGAGCGATAGGGAACACAAGTTTGGTAAAGATGTTTACCCCAAAAATTTCCAGAATGGAACCGTAAGAGGCGGTAAATCCCTTGACTCCAATAAATCAGTAAGTCATTCAGTTCCACTACTAATTTTTTATCCGAATAGATTCATTGCCTTTGACAATTGAACAGTGGATAATTATGTTGGTTGCCAGCAAGAACCTGACCTCGTTTGATATATTTACGTGCAACAGTTGAGTGAGCAGGAGGACCTTATTGTCTGGATGAGAACTGCAGCTCTCCCAACTTTTAGGAAGTTATATGGGAAGATAGAGGTGGATCTCCAGGCAAATGACACTATACAAGTGACACTGCAGAACAACTACAACACATACAGTTTTAGTGGAAAGAAGAAGCTTGTACTTTCCACCACTAGCTGGCTTGGAGGAAAGAATGACTTTCTTGGCATTGCATATCTCACAATTGGAGGGTTGTGCTTCTTTCTAGCCATGGTCTTCACTGTCGTATACATCGTTAAGCCAAGGTAGCAATCGTTTAACACAAAGAATTACCTTAGCCATTTATCTCATCAAATCTATTACCTTTAATGGAACTGACACtgccttttctcttttcagGCGACTTGGAGACCCCTCGTATTTGTCATGGAACAGAAATCCTGCAGGACGCTAAGGGACTTAATCAGATGGGTCATCCAGTTCCGTATGTGGGTTAATTTGCTATTTTGTGTACTGAGAAATCTAAATGGCTTTATCTGTAAAGTGTGGGTTACTAATATTCAATCATTCCAGTAATTGGGAGTTTGAATTTTGCAATAGAGACATGCATACACTGCTTGTATAATTTCAGGAAGAACTTTTTTGATATTGTCATTCTttacaaattacagagaattccccttccccccgcgcccccttttttttcctgaatCCCTTACCGAATTTGAAGCAAAGTTAATACTAGCAAAGGCATTTGAAAATTATTATGCACAAAATACAACTGCATTAAATGGGTTGgttatacatttatgaagttaACATGACCATCTGAAAATTAAGCTACTTCTTAAGGATACAGGTTGCATGGTTGCATGAGACTACATTTGGATAGTtgtattctttttccttaaGATGTTTATATAGTTCAACCTAACATTTTCCACAAGTGTAGAATTTCTCGCACATTATATTGCAGGAAGTAAGACAGGGCTTCAAAAATAAACTCCGGGTTCTGATCCTATTAGTGCAGTTGTAGTCACAGATTCCTACCCAGATCTTAAGCCTCCGGATGAAGATCACATAACACACAAATTTTTAAGGGAAtgcaaacccccccccccccctctcctctccCTGCAGTTGTGATTGATTCTAATGTATGCCATTCTGGAGATTAAATACCCATAAGCTTGAGGTTCTTGAAAACAAACATGAATTAAAGGACAGGTAAAAACTTTAGCATTGACAGATTTACACATTAGCAAGTGTTAGCtgctaaaaaccctaaatcagaTTCTCATGTTTCACCACATCGCCCTCTTTCATTGCAGCAAACGTCATCCCATCAACTCTTCCCATGTGATGATTAAATAtgtttctttccctcttcgccCCTACTTCATTGAATAATTTTTTGTTCAATAAACCGTTTCAATTAAAGTAAAAGCTGTTATTCTTGGGGGAAAgttaaatatataaattttgtaTGGGGCTAATGTAGACAAGAGAACTACAATTGTGACTCACCAAGTGAGAATCTTGCAGATGGGTCTGGATTTTGGAATCTTTCAGAGGCTATCTTTGGCCTAATAGCAATAACAAAACATCTATATAGAATTTAGGAtcgagtttctctccacccacggtgaatgggatcctatTCATTGAGGGATGGGAGAGAGCAAGAAtgggtattgggagggtatgttggaacatactaaaaccctaggaagggtttgtgaaccctaggatgatgggtgaaccgtcctctatggatgGAGGAAAATTTGTCCTAAAATTTATGTAGAGAACATGGGTTTTTACAAAAGATTTCAACTATTAGCTTTTTTGTTTAGGTTTTCTTTATTTCACTTATTGGATAAGTGAACGAGGTAGGATAGGGTACACAAGAAAGGGGCACCACAATTCGTATGTACGAGGCGAAGAGGAGCGAGAGTATCTGGAGGAGGTAGAAAGAGATAGGGAGTGTTAGGATATCCTACCgctgcttgcttagagaaccattttcataaaaaaaaaaatacatatgttAATATATTGTCTGATCTCATAATGTGTAGAAACCCACTAAGCTGATACATGGGCGGATCGGGCTTCTCTCCTGTGAGCACCCCGTCTGGAGAGTGCTCAGTGAAGCATCCACCAGGCGTGCATCTCGGCGCACTGCGAGCAGCCCCACCATTGGATAAGGCGCATTTGTTGGTTTCACGATCTCTTGATACTATTGATACTCTTGTATCTAAACCTTTTctttaagggaaatttacacataccacccctgaggtttgactaAAAGATATTTTCACCCTCCAGTTTTGGAAatttctgcgtacccccctgaggtttgcaaactgtaacaaataagcccattccgtcagttcatgactaacactgttaaaaattagacttaaactgacagaattgcccttacaagaaaaaagaaaagaaaaagcacctgcaactcattttccccaatcgattttggggaagatgagttgcaggctaTAGATAGAAGGTCTGTCCATTAGAACAGCAAGCCCAGCTTTATTTCGACAATGAAGCAACTTCAACCAGGGAGTTAGGTTCTCAGTAAAAACAACCTCCCGTGGCAAAGCACCATATCTAAGGGTACTCAAGAATGGTCGAAAGCTCCAATGTGGAGAAGCATAAGCAGTAGAtgattccaagcccaaaaacaaATACATCTTCCATTTCCGAAACCCCATCACCGACcctctctcaaaacccatctctgctAAAACCGCCATCATCTCCACTAacccctatttctcctttcatccctattcttttctctttattttttttatcattttcattctaaaaaccctcatcccaccatcaccaattctcctctccattacttttcacttctaatctaacccacatccttgtctaaacaaaaccccaatctgAATTCCAGCCATGACCACACCCATCCTCAACTAATTTATCATTTGTGATCCCATcatgtctttgattttcttttccattttccctcccaataaccattggatccctatttcttttcttttattcccattTTTCCAAACCCAACACAGAATCAGAATCCATTGGCTGCCATCATTTTTTTCAAGCTCTCTGGAATCCATTGTCGGCTGTGGTGCAAAGAAATTTGGagcagaaaaaatagaagaagaggaaacccgggcggagaagaaggagatggggaGGAAATTGTGCGGACATAGAAGTTAATCGAAGCACAGAAGAGACCCGAGAAGGTGTGGGTCAGATTTTTCCAGGTTGAATCGACCTGATCTTGGGGACATCGAAGACAGCCCACAACTCAACTCCAGGAGATTTCGCATTTGCGCTCGATACAGGATCAAATCTACCCCCATCGTTCGTAGTTCCAGCGACCTTGCGTGAATGACAACTCCAGCTCACGAATCCGGAATTTTTTAACCTAATCAAAGCAGCATAAAATCCCATTAGTTATTACTCTTTGAACTTAAACTGCAGTTTTGAAGACGGTAACAATTaacaaaccctagattttgaaCAGAAATACAGCTAATCGTAGAGTTAAAAGCAAAAGCTAGAAACACAGATACAAATGGGTTAAAACCTAAAGCAAATGGAAGATGGAAAGGAAAGAGAGTGAATCAGGATcggttccatggtgttccctacaaggatacctgcaactcatcctccccaaaatcgattggggaagatgagttgcaggtgttttttctttttttttcttgtaagggcaattccgtcagttcaagtctaatttttaatagtgttagtcatgaactgacggaatgggcttatttgttaccgttagcaaacctcaggggggtacgcagaattttccaaaactggagggtgaaaatatcctttcgtcaaacctcaggggtggtatgtgtaaatttccctttctttaatatatttgttctttttatcaaaaaaaaaaaaaaaaaatccatctgTGTTGCTGTCCCTATACGTGGTCTCATTGGCCCCGGTgctggtgcaagggctacatgACCAAGCATCTATCTCTTGCCCTATTTTCAAAATTACAATCTACGGTAAAAAGGGAGAAATGAAGATAACCCATTTTTGTGGCATTTTGTAAAATTATGAGCCTACGAATTTGGTTTTGGaaatatttggttgtgtttCCACCACAgtttaaaaaattgggaatCAGATTGATGaatcaattgatttcaatacATCACAACTGACCGTGAGTTTTTAGATTTGAAGactgattttagggtttttgggactgATTCAATCCCGATTTCAATTTATCGAAGGCCAGAACAAATTCGATCCGAATTCCTTGTTTTGAGACGTTAGTTTTCAGTCCAATTCGTCTGTACCCTGGACCTGGTCTTACAAcccctcacaaaaaaaaaaacactggacCTGGTTTTTAGGTAAACTATTTTGAATTAAAGATACGATACCGAAAAATGTTTGCGGTGTAGTTCGAGTGTCATAGCACTCATGAGAAGTTAGCGGTTTTCACTTTTTAACCCTTTCCAAATAAACCTCTTAACCGTTATTTGAACGTAGCCCATCAACCAAAGGTTCGAAATCCTCTCCATCACTGCCTATTCTTTTGGAGAAGAAAGACCCAATTGTATTTGCAACTGCTCTTATATTATCTTCAAAGTTCAAATCACTTGTTGTGGGCAACCAAATTTATGTATAGATTATCAAGTCAGGATTCTCCAAGGACGTCTTCTCACAAAATAATTTGATTGTTATTGGCTCTAAGTGTGCTTCTGTAGGTTGTGAGTCGAAGCTGTTTGACGAAATGACTGAAGGAAATATTGTTTCCTGGACTTCAGTGATCTCGTGTGGCAACGCATAACCCAATTCGCCTTTCAAAGTTTCTCAAAACATATATTGAGGTACATAATGCAGTCTCCTTTTGCATCCGCTTAGTTCTCTTTAATCGTACCATGTATTAATACTCCAttttcctccattttttttggatgttACCAGTTGCTTTGAACTTTGGATGTAGGCATTTTTATAtaataattttctattttatgtgAATATATTACCATCTTTTCTTGGTCCCAAAAATTTCAAATCTAAATGTTTAAAAAACCtgtattttctgtttttgaatGTTTGTCCTTCTCAAAATGTTTTACCAGATTTTTTACCGTCTTGTTCAAATTCTGATCCGTTTAAAACACGCTGTACCTAACAATTTTTTTGCTGTTCCTGTTTTAATAAGTATGATCtggatctctctctttccttttgagATTTCAAGCTATTTTAAATTCTGATGCCTTGGAGGTTGAATCTAAATAAATTGCAGTttgacaagaagaagaagaagaagaagacgacgaaGTAGATGAAGCTCCTCTAGATAAGTGGCATCTTGGGAGCAGAGGGGAAAATTGCAAGACAAAAACCGTTGGGAGAGACATCCTCCTTGAATAAGCTACTGTTTCAAAATCatagaaattttgattttttctatTCAAGATTACTGCACAGGTATCAAGGGAAATGCAGTGCTTGAGGTATAGAAGTCTCTCTGGGACTCTTCCTTCTGCATGGTGGCTGATCGCTCGAGGTTCTTGCAGTAAATTGTTTGTTGGCGGTACgaatctctctccccctctgtGCATTCAACCAGTCCATATCCATCCTATACTGGAATTAACTTATGAACTCTAACCATAGTTTTCTTGAATTCATCTTAATTTCCTGGAGGAAAATTTCAAAAGGAGAGTCCTGAATCTACACAGCTTTTTAACATATTAAAATCTAGATGAAATATACCTTCAGTTTGCACTGGAATAGAGGGTATCCTTACTCAACCATAATTGGAGTTTCTTATGATCTTAATGCCTGCTAGGTGACATACTTAAGCTTTTGCAAATAGGCTACCAAGAGTGATAGCCCTCTGCCCTCTATGCTAACCCATAGTCAGGTTCCTGATTAGTTTCCTGAAGCAGTTCTATTCCTATCCCAATAAGTTCCTAAAATCATTGTGCTATGATTTACATAATTTCGTTCCCTTAATAGCTCCTATGTCTTCAGATAGAGGGGCATGGCAAGATTAATGTTACTGACCCTACTTATTTGGGTCGAGGCTAGTTTAGTTAAATTTGGTTGAACTGCCTGGCACCCTTCAGTTCCAAATGCACTGAATTTTATGGCAAGACATCTACTAGTTAACAAGTTGACCTGGCATCAGCCCAGTGAATCTTGATACTTTCCATACAGCCCTTCCGCAACTCTTATGCATAGAAGCAATTGGAACGAAGAGGGGCCAATGCTCCGCTATTGGTTAGGTATGGAGTATGGCTAAGTTTGCATGACTTTCTATGAAAATAATGAAACTTTGCTTGGAATTTGCTGATTCTTAACTACTTCATGGGGTAAAAATCTTACTGAGCACAAACTGGACAAAATAATGTAGCTCTTGCCAGAGAAAGGCCTGAAGAAGCGCAGCCCCTGAGCCAGCCAGCCAGCCCTCAGTTTTTCTTAAGTCCAGACCAATTTGTGGGGAATGATTTTCTTGGTTTTATGCTCAACTGTATCTGTCCTTGAGTCCTTCTGTAGTACTAGATTCAAAGTAGGAGTTATTTTCTGGTTTTCAgttggttttttatttgattgcaTGAACACCTGAAGGGATATGATATTCCTAAGTTGAGTAGGAGTCTATTAGTTTACAATTCATATACGACAATGTATTcgagggcaggccttggtgcaatggttaaggttgctccattgtgaccaagagatcacgggtttgagtcttgaaagtggaaacagcctctctgctaAAGAACGGgcaaggctgcgtacattatgaccctccccagacccggcagtggtgggagcctcgtgcactgggtacacccttttttttttatacgaCAATGTATTCAGGCAATTAAGGGACTGAATTTTCTTTGAATTcgagattttttttaaaggctGTTTTAAGGTCAGCCTTGTTGATTCTTTGGCCTTGTTGATTCTTTGGCTGTAAAGAATGGATTCTCTTTTGAGTCAGGTGAATTCATGACTTCGAGTtccagttttcttcttttactttttgAGTTCTCTTATAGTTTCTGATTCAAATCTTGCAGAGATATTCTGGGTTCCTTTTTCCTCAATTCAGCTGGTCAGATCATTAAATTCTTATTCGAACTTGATTCTGGGTTTTGTTCTAGTTGTCCTATTGAACCAACAAAATCAATCAAATGGATGGTACTGTTTTGCTGTTTTGTTCTGGTTTTTCAGTTCTAGAATTAATCGCTGGTTCTCTACACTTGATTTGGTGACGTTTCTCTCTGATTTTTGAGCTTATTCAGCCCTTTACTGCTCTTGATCAGAAACTTGGTTTAGGTTCAGTTCAACAGGCAGCAGAGCCTTTCTTCTTAGGGCCCTATTATTTGTTGGAGGAATTATTCTTGTAGGTGCTGCATGATTGGTCAGGTTTCACTGGACCTTCAGTTTAAGTTTCTTCTGGTCGGAATTGATATGCTCAAGTTATTGAATTCCTTTATCACAGCCTATCCAGAGTTGGATATTAATCTCCTAATCTTTGTAGGAATAGGATTTGATCCTATTTGAGCTAGGATTTCTTTTTCTGCGTCATAAAACTTCCtggaaattgaaaatttcagcATGTTCCGGtacatgaatccttgccctccaataggctttaTCCGAgatcatacttggtacaagacctagacaatgcatgtccttcctcacaacttctcctatggtcattttaggcctgcccctagctcttttatcTCCTTCAATTGAGATCATACCACTCCTCATTATTgcggcgtccctaggcctctttgaacatgaccaaaccacctcaacgactctctcggagcaactcccaagtcagctctaaaccgttcattccttactttatccttcctagtttttccgcacatccatcttaacatcctcatctttgctacacattgcttctcaatatgacacttcttagctgcccaacattctaccccatatatcatagccggtcgtacaacagtcctaaagaatttttctttaagttttaaagggaTACATcagtcacacaacactccggacgcatctctccacttcatccatcccactttaattctttgtaaaacatcatcctctgtgtcaccttctttatttatgattgacccaagatatctaaaatagtcactttgtggtatctctctttcctcaatttgcaCCATGTcaatatccatcatagtgtgactaaaattacacatcacatACTCCGTCTTCGACTCTTCGTTCTattaatcttaaagcctcttgtttccaaggtagatctccatacctctaacttagcgttaatccctgcttttgtcttatctaccaaaacgatatcatcggcaaagagcatacaccacgtaTTTATTGGAGTCACCCGATACGTATAATAGGTTTTGACACATGCAAGCTGATGCTTGAAAAATtatttaggggttttttttctAGTTAAAGAATCTTAACTCAGTTTGGCCCATCATAACACTTGAACTACTAAATTTATTTTAGCTAATTATAACTCATTAAATCCTTTTGATGGGTGGACTGATCAGAGGTAAGAGAGAAATTCTTTCCCATAGAATAGGATTTGAACTGAAGCAAATCAGTAGAAGAGAATGGGAGGCCATCgacaagaaggggaaaaaaagagaaatagaaggagaaaaagaaaggggaaataTTCCTACTGTGGAGGGGGAGAAAGCGATATAGCAggtgagagaggaagaaggaaaaccaGAATTgtgggagggaggagagagaagaaggaagagaaagatcTCTTACcagattgagagagaagaacCAGCTCTCAAGTTTCCAAACAAACAATTCAATCCATTAATTCCAGGTCGTGGAGAGACTTTTTCATAGAAACAGAATTAAAATATCAGGATGGTTTTCATCCTTTTCACGCTTCCAGGATTTCTTGAATCATCCTTGTTTGGCTTAAGAGACTTTAAAACCTTAAATCCTTGCTTATGCTTGCTTTAGTTGTGAATTTCAATCCCTATGATTGAACTGcatattctttttctcctaaatCTAGTTTAGATATTTCAAACTCCATACCTGGGAAGGCAGGTAATTCATTTATAAATGTGTTGTATTCAAGATTCTAAATCTCAGTTTCGAGGCCGGTTTGAACCAGCCAGGAAACCAAGATTTCCCAAGTTTCGACTAAAACCGTGTTGAAACCTGGTGTACTTTTCTGGGCATGTGCTGTCAAAAGCTGTCGAAACTAGGCTGGTGAAGATTGGTCGAAACTACTGAAATGTGCGAAATGTGGTCGAAACCTGACTCGTACCAAGTTTTGACTGAGATTAAGAACCATGTTTGTATTTCAGGAGGTTAAGAGAATTCATCTTTTAGCTTCTTCTTAAGAGAACCAAAAAGACACTTTAAGAGTGGGAAACTATTCTGTCACTAGGAAATATCAACTATCAGGCGAGGATTCTTGTTCCTTACATTTGCCTGTGTTTCATTTTGTACACTAGCTTGTCTCACCCTTGGGTTAAAAGTAATGGTGCGCTGATTCGACAAAGCTCAAGAGACAACTGGCATCAACTATCCAAAGTAGTTATGAATTCAGTAAGACTCAGAAGATGCTTCAACACAGCTTTGTCAATCATTACTGCCAGAATACCTTGTCACCGCATTTCCTCGACTTGTTTTTATAATGTTATTCAATTTTAAGTGtttatattttctctctcccccttcctttaTTGCAGGTCTTTCTTATGATACCAATGAAATTGTCCTAAAGGAAGCTTTTGGACAGTATGGTGAAATCACTGGAGGTATTCCAGTAGGAACAAGGCAGTCTCTAATCTCAATGTTCTTGTGGATGCAATTGCCACTGAAAGCTGTGAAGTAcatatttttttaaaccttgctactctattttttggttgaaacccaGCAGTTAAAGTTATATGTGATCATAAGAGTGGGAGATCAAAAGGCTATGGATTTGTGCGTTTCACTGCGGAAAGTGCAGCTAGCATAGCTCTACAAAAAATGGATGGTCAGGTAAATTTGTAACTATTCAAGCATCTGGTAACAATAAATATGTTCAGCACTGCTTTTATTGAATGCTGGGTATTATTCTGTGTTTC encodes:
- the LOC122639272 gene encoding ALA-interacting subunit 1-like; translation: MSGNVTSGSGGAGSADASALRRNSKRPKYSKFTQQELPACKPILTPKWVISAFTIVSIIFIPIGVAALLASQDVVEIIDQYETDCLPPTSRVNQDEQLKFIKSDINKTCTRTLTVPKNMKQPIYVYYQLDNFYQNHRRYVKSRNDAQLMNHKNANETSGCDPEASENGSPIVPCGLIAWSLFNDTYDFFLKNQQLLVKKTGISWKSDREHKFGKDVYPKNFQNGTVRGGKSLDSNKSLSEQEDLIVWMRTAALPTFRKLYGKIEVDLQANDTIQVTLQNNYNTYSFSGKKKLVLSTTSWLGGKNDFLGIAYLTIGGLCFFLAMVFTVVYIVKPRRLGDPSYLSWNRNPAGR
- the LOC122639386 gene encoding glycine-rich RNA-binding protein 4, mitochondrial-like isoform X1, producing MQCLRYRSLSGTLPSAWWLIARGSCSKLFVGGLSYDTNEIVLKEAFGQYGEITGAVKVICDHKSGRSKGYGFVRFTAESAASIALQKMDGQLLDGRNIRVHYAHKG
- the LOC122639386 gene encoding glycine-rich RNA-binding protein 4, mitochondrial-like isoform X2; translation: MQCLRYRSLSGTLPSAWWLIARGSCSKLFVGGLSYDTNEIVLKEAFGQYGEITGVKVICDHKSGRSKGYGFVRFTAESAASIALQKMDGQLLDGRNIRVHYAHKG
- the LOC122639386 gene encoding glycine-rich RNA-binding protein 4, mitochondrial-like isoform X3 codes for the protein MNSVRLRRCFNTALSIITASLSYDTNEIVLKEAFGQYGEITGAVKVICDHKSGRSKGYGFVRFTAESAASIALQKMDGQLLDGRNIRVHYAHKG
- the LOC122639386 gene encoding glycine-rich RNA-binding protein 4, mitochondrial-like isoform X4 codes for the protein MNSVRLRRCFNTALSIITASLSYDTNEIVLKEAFGQYGEITGVKVICDHKSGRSKGYGFVRFTAESAASIALQKMDGQLLDGRNIRVHYAHKG